In Lates calcarifer isolate ASB-BC8 linkage group LG15, TLL_Latcal_v3, whole genome shotgun sequence, one genomic interval encodes:
- the si:ch73-139j3.4 gene encoding CD82 antigen produces the protein MKLELKIQLLKFGSAVFNSLFLALGLSVAGCAIWILFDTGSFLNVLSSVELRTVAAGLLLIGGVVTAVSVVGCIGANGENRFLLLIYLGFLVILFLGQLFITLLLLINRNKIGQSLEAAVDQIIVEYGNSSSQDTLMDNVQRYGKCCGKTTPSDWLRNSYIDSLNLTGPDVLPCSCFSSYRRSSDSPWCSELPSFSEPPYGRGNSSYDQGCKQMLSDWLQENALTIIGMDVSLILIQVLQFGFMVDLYRALGRKTSLKRSNELFDSGHAHLDHAPTDDLDYGEQNYAYIDSDGVHIDPNDPSHYHDNPSHLTYHYDNHSQVYVEPTQGY, from the exons ATGAAGCTGGAGCTGaagattcagctgctgaagTTTGGCTCTGCAGTTTTTAACTCTCTCTTCCTG GCTCTGGGTCTGAGTGTGGCCGGCTGTGCCATCTGGATCCTGTTCGACACAGGAAGCTTCCTGAACGTCCTCTCCTCAG tggagTTGCGTACAGTGGCAGCAGGGCTGTTGCTGATTGGTGGAGTGGTGACAGCGGTCAGTGTTGTTGGATGTATTGGAGCAAACGGAGAAAACAGATTCCTGCTGCTGATA TACCTGGGCTTCCTCGTCATCCTGTTCCTGGGTCAGCTGTTCAtcacgctgctgctgctcatcaaCAGAAACAAG ATTGGACAGAGTCTGGAAGCAGCTGTGGATCAGATCATCGTTGAGTAcggaaacagcagcagtcaggaCACGCTGATGGACAACGTACAGCGCTAT GGGAAGTGCTGTGGTAAGACGACgccttctgattggctgaggaaCTCTTACATCGACAGTCTGAACCTGACCGGTCCAGACGTTCTGCCCTGTTCCTGTTTCAGCTCGTACCGTCGCAGCTCTGACTCGCCCTGGTGCTCCGAGCTGCCGAGCTTCAGCGAGCCACCATACGGACGAGGAAACAGCTCGTACGATCAG GGCTGTAAACAGATGCTCAGTGATTGGCTGCAGGAAAACGCTCTGACCATCATTGGCATGGACGTCAGCCTCATCTTAATCCAG GTGTTACAGTTTGGGTTCATGGTCGACCTGTACCGTGCCCTCGGCAGAAAAACCTCTTTGAAAAGATCCAATGAGCTGTTTGATTCTGGCCACGCCCACCTGGACCACGCACCCACAGACGACCTGGACTACGGGGAGCAGAACTATGCCTACATAGACTCTGATGGTGTTCATATAGACCCCAACGACCCATCACATTACCATGACAACCCCTCCCACCTCACTTATCACTATGACAACCACAGCCAGGTGTACGTGGAGCCGACTCAGGGCTACTAG
- the hjv gene encoding LOW QUALITY PROTEIN: hemojuvelin (The sequence of the model RefSeq protein was modified relative to this genomic sequence to represent the inferred CDS: inserted 2 bases in 1 codon): MAAIAQHTALPWKRCIHLTLLLVLLSLPEAGASCRILRCNSDFVAATLDLGSSXAARGGGGGGPGGAALSREAVNAGYCSALRSYAMCTKRMARACRGDLAYHSAVQGIEDLLIQHRCPRAGPTAQPRPVPQGTLSGDACVYESSFVGREGRAAEYLHCGVFGDPHVRTFNDDFHTCAVQGAWPLIDNEYLYIQATSSPSRGGTHGTVLSKITIIFKNMRQCIDQQLYQAELDNVPAAFTDGSVSSGERRGHRSLMVRTQSPGRHAEIRAAHIGTLLVVRQSGRSLGLSVRSPRSVVEAFGPEQDLQLCVWGCPPSQRLNTLRPLPPDSSLSATISAHAHCAALLPARDIYHQACVFDLITSGDLNSSSAAVGALQDARNMIPERERVHLLLVASAKRRRARPHLTLLLLLLGMLGTQTTA, encoded by the exons ATGGCCGCCATCGCACAACACACAGCGTTACCATGGAAACGCTGCATCCACCTGACTCTGCTGCTAGTCCTGCTGAGTTTACCTGAAg ctggaGCTTCCTGTCGTATCCTGAGGTGTAACTCTGACTTTGTGGCTGCGACGTTGGAcctgggcagcag agcagcgaggggaggaggaggaggaggaccaggTGGAGCGGCTCTCAGCAGGGAGGCAGTGAACGCCGGATACTGCAGCGCCCTGCGCTCCTACGCCATGTGCACAAAGCGGATGGCGCGGGCGTGTCGCGGCGACCTGGCGTACCACTCGGCGGTTCAGGGCATCGAGGACCTGCTGATCCAGCACCGTTGCCCCCGGGCAGGGCCCACGGCCCAGCCCCGCCCCGTCCCTCAGGGCACGCTGTCGGGGGACGCCTGCGTCTACGAGAGCAGCTTCGTCGGCAGGGAGGGCCGCGCGGCGGAGTACCTGCACTGCGGCGTGTTCGGGGACCCGCACGTCCGAACCTTCAACGACGACTTCCACACCTGCGCCGTGCAGGGGGCGTGGCCTCTCATCGACAACGAGTACCTGTACATACAGGCCACCAGCTCGCCGAGCAGGGGGGGGACACACGGCACCGTCCTCAGCAAG ATCACCATCATCTTTAAGAACATGCGTCAGTGCATCGATCAGCAGCTGTACCAGGCCGAGCTCGATAACGTTCCCGCTGCCTTCACTGACGGCTCCGTGTCGAGCGGGGAGCGGCGAGGTCACCGCAGCCTGATGGTCCGGACTCAGAGTCCCGGCCGGCACGCTGAGATCCGGGCGGCTCACATCGGAACGCTGCTGGTGGTGCGTCAGAGCGGCCGGTCTCTCGGCCTGTCGGTGCGGTCGCCGCGCAGCGTGGTGGAGGCCTTCGGCCCGGAGCAGGACCTGCAGCTGTGCGTGTGGGGCTGCCCCCCCTCCCAGAGACTCAACACGCTCCGCCCCCTGCCACCGGACTCCTCGCTGTCCGCCACCATCAGTGCCCACGCCCACTGCGCCGCGCTGCTTCCTGCCCGGGACATCTACCACCAGGCCTGCGTGTTCGACCTGATCACCAGCGGAGACCTGAACTCAAGCTCGGCCGCCGTCGGCGCGCTGCAGGACGCACGCAACATGATCCCTGAGCGGGAGAGAGTCCACCTGCTGCTGGTCGCCTCCGCCAAGCGTCGCCGAGCACGACCGCACctgacgctgctgctgctgctgctcggcaTGCTGGGAACTCAGACCACAGCCTGA